A single window of Tautonia marina DNA harbors:
- a CDS encoding DUF3568 family protein, which translates to MTARRFRQLGGVAVATAALAGCRSMGPMSPSGPSLVVPTYAYTSGTASQGFARPREEVEAALREAMTDLGIRRVGLIEADAEQTTVKGRTGDGRRVELALVERGPATEARVRVGLFGDEALAKAVLDRVGVRLGTLPPEAIPSAVPSDPEGNPYFSREAVPDSVMLRGFTEGTEFGGTLP; encoded by the coding sequence ATGACCGCGAGACGATTCCGACAGCTTGGCGGGGTGGCGGTCGCGACGGCAGCGCTTGCCGGATGTCGGTCGATGGGACCGATGAGCCCGTCAGGGCCTTCGTTGGTCGTGCCGACCTATGCGTATACCTCGGGGACCGCGTCTCAGGGGTTCGCCCGTCCGAGAGAAGAGGTCGAGGCAGCCCTCCGCGAGGCGATGACCGACCTGGGCATTCGTCGCGTGGGCCTAATCGAGGCCGACGCCGAGCAAACGACCGTCAAAGGACGAACCGGAGACGGCCGTCGCGTCGAACTCGCGCTCGTCGAACGGGGACCTGCGACCGAGGCCCGAGTACGAGTCGGCCTGTTTGGGGATGAGGCCCTGGCCAAGGCGGTTCTCGATCGCGTCGGCGTTCGTCTGGGGACACTTCCTCCCGAGGCCATTCCCTCGGCGGTTCCTTCGGATCCGGAGGGGAACCCCTACTTCTCTCGAGAAGCAGTGCCCGACTCCGTCATGCTCCGAGGATTCACCGAGGGCACCGAGTTCGGGGGAACGCTTCCATAA
- a CDS encoding ABC transporter ATP-binding protein has translation MDERKLVLTDSAPDRRITPTLELVGLTRRYPQGGGVEEIDLSVSPGERLAIVGPSGSGKSTLLRLIAGLERPDSGVIRIDGAVATDWPPHRRTLAMVFQEQPPYPHLDVAGNLAFGLKARGRPRAEIRLRVAEVAELLGIAPFLSRSPSQLSGGERRRVVLGRALATRPNLLLLDEPFSALDPPLSRAIRSDLIDLNSRRQTGAILLVTHDQAEAMAFGQRLAVIRDGRLLQIGPPREVYARPAHRFVAEFLGDPGANVLRCRLWVDANAVRIEGLVPGASWAVPRGIPWVEVLANQADGEVDLALRPEQIEVIGSDDPADTPATPTIIGRVDRVEPQSRMMLVSARVGPHRVRFLVSGRDAPGSGDRVPLRFPLSQASWFDATLGYALDLP, from the coding sequence ATGGACGAACGAAAGCTCGTGTTGACCGATTCGGCGCCCGATCGACGGATCACGCCAACCCTGGAACTCGTCGGCCTGACCCGACGCTATCCGCAAGGAGGCGGCGTCGAGGAGATCGACCTGAGTGTTTCTCCGGGAGAACGGCTGGCGATTGTCGGGCCTTCCGGTTCTGGGAAGTCCACCTTGCTCCGCCTCATTGCCGGCCTGGAGCGCCCTGACTCTGGGGTCATCCGGATCGACGGCGCAGTGGCGACCGATTGGCCGCCTCACCGCCGAACGCTGGCCATGGTCTTTCAGGAGCAACCGCCTTACCCCCATCTCGACGTGGCCGGCAACCTTGCCTTCGGGCTCAAGGCACGGGGGAGACCCAGGGCCGAGATCCGGCTCCGCGTGGCCGAGGTGGCCGAGCTGCTTGGAATCGCCCCCTTCCTCTCCCGATCCCCCAGCCAGCTTTCCGGAGGAGAGCGCCGACGGGTCGTCCTTGGCCGAGCCCTGGCGACCCGCCCCAATCTCCTGCTCCTTGACGAACCCTTTTCCGCGCTCGATCCCCCCTTGAGCCGCGCGATTCGCTCCGACCTGATCGATCTGAACTCGCGACGGCAAACCGGGGCCATTCTCCTCGTCACCCACGATCAAGCCGAAGCAATGGCCTTCGGTCAACGCCTCGCCGTGATCCGGGACGGCCGTCTCCTGCAGATCGGCCCCCCTCGGGAGGTCTATGCCCGGCCGGCTCATCGCTTCGTGGCCGAGTTTCTGGGGGATCCGGGTGCGAACGTGCTCCGCTGCCGGCTTTGGGTCGATGCGAACGCCGTCCGGATCGAGGGGCTTGTCCCGGGCGCATCGTGGGCTGTGCCCCGGGGAATTCCCTGGGTCGAGGTTCTGGCCAATCAGGCCGACGGCGAGGTTGATCTCGCGCTCCGTCCAGAACAGATCGAGGTGATTGGATCAGACGACCCGGCCGATACTCCCGCGACGCCAACCATCATTGGCCGGGTCGATCGGGTTGAGCCTCAAAGCCGGATGATGCTTGTTTCGGCTCGCGTCGGACCACATCGCGTCCGGTTCCTCGTTTCGGGGAGGGATGCCCCGGGATCGGGAGATCGTGTCCCGCTTCGCTTCCCTCTGAGCCAGGCATCCTGGTTCGATGCGACCCTCGGGTACGCTCTGGATCTCCCTTGA
- a CDS encoding HEAT repeat domain-containing protein — protein sequence MLEGLDSIDWATLTHAYGEATDVPNLLRALLSPDSGERDEALDTLFGNIWHQGTVYPATAAAVPFLYELLQDADLPDPDGVALLLSSIATGRGYLDVHARDAFGEPLWQRILAKEGKSLDAEMEREAREIQSVRSAIAPGIPLLIPFLRSEHAEIRESIAEALAEYPEHARVSHSPLEDAVEDEADPEVRELLLEMLQRLRDRQS from the coding sequence ATGCTCGAAGGTCTCGATTCGATCGACTGGGCGACCCTGACCCATGCCTACGGCGAGGCGACCGACGTGCCGAACTTGCTCCGGGCACTCCTGTCGCCCGACTCCGGCGAGCGAGACGAGGCGCTTGACACCCTCTTCGGCAACATCTGGCATCAGGGAACCGTCTATCCGGCGACCGCCGCCGCCGTCCCGTTCCTGTACGAATTGCTGCAGGATGCGGATCTTCCTGATCCGGATGGGGTCGCACTGCTCCTCTCCAGCATCGCCACCGGACGCGGGTATCTCGATGTCCATGCACGAGACGCGTTCGGTGAGCCCCTCTGGCAACGGATCTTGGCGAAGGAAGGGAAGTCGCTCGACGCCGAGATGGAAAGGGAAGCGAGGGAGATCCAGTCGGTTCGATCTGCGATCGCCCCCGGAATTCCCCTCTTGATCCCCTTCCTCCGTTCCGAACACGCCGAAATTCGTGAGTCGATCGCCGAGGCCCTCGCGGAGTACCCCGAGCACGCCCGAGTCTCTCACTCCCCCCTCGAAGACGCCGTGGAGGACGAGGCCGACCCCGAGGTTCGGGAACTCCTTCTGGAAATGCTCCAACGGCTTCGGGATCGGCAATCCTGA
- a CDS encoding polysaccharide deacetylase family protein gives MLAATLATAVLLLPPVEDPPRRAEGAAQRAAEANRLTYLDQSSPYDVGLTFPKLTTPQWVGEAGVDAVVILAIDDLRDTIPKYEGYLRPILDRLKQIEGRAPVSIMTNRVDPESPQVADWIAEGVSIEAHTLDHPCPLLQKGDFEAAARTYHECVDLLNRIEGNTPVAFRMPCCDSMNSPSPRFYREIFRERSAEQHFLTIDSSVCVVLTDDDPELPRGLVVDPDGSPKFRKYLPSEGFVNWIENYPYPYLVDGLCWQFPCMVPSDWEAQNLHGENNPKTIDDWSRALDAAVIKQGVFTMVFHPHGWIGPEQVVEFLDYASKTYGNRVRFLNFQEAQQRLDTHLLGGQPVRDQYGRDNGVRLLDLDGDGYLDLLLGDGGPRLTKLWRPAGRRWELAPLPTSLILHEGAERPPAVRFGIFDEEGAPAMIGGDGPVKHCWIYDRGRWVLNDDRLRGLPVDLDGLRLRDLDGDGRCEAIVANRDRGISDVNGVYRWSESGRMWEKLPFGLPSGAWTSGLQRLDSGLRFADLDGDGIVNDLLFADDEQFGAYAFTDLERGWSRKLRAGRAGDEGALRPIVRKFGENNGFFLKDQVLYWQNEDTGDLNHQVDRLPIAELARPSSSDEAGGNASNASP, from the coding sequence ATGCTTGCCGCGACCCTGGCCACCGCCGTCCTGCTTCTTCCCCCGGTGGAGGACCCGCCTCGTCGCGCTGAAGGAGCGGCCCAACGCGCGGCCGAGGCAAACCGCCTGACGTACCTGGATCAGAGCAGCCCCTATGACGTCGGCCTGACTTTCCCGAAACTCACCACGCCGCAATGGGTGGGAGAGGCTGGCGTGGATGCAGTGGTGATCCTCGCGATCGACGATCTTCGGGATACGATTCCCAAATATGAGGGGTACTTGCGACCGATTCTCGATCGCCTGAAGCAGATCGAAGGCCGAGCCCCGGTGAGCATCATGACCAATCGGGTCGACCCGGAAAGCCCTCAGGTCGCCGACTGGATCGCCGAGGGAGTGTCGATCGAGGCTCACACGCTCGACCATCCCTGCCCGTTACTCCAGAAAGGGGACTTCGAGGCGGCAGCCCGCACCTACCATGAGTGTGTTGACCTGTTGAATCGGATCGAAGGGAACACGCCGGTCGCCTTCCGAATGCCCTGCTGCGACTCGATGAACTCGCCCAGCCCGCGGTTCTACCGCGAGATTTTCCGGGAACGGAGCGCCGAGCAGCATTTCCTGACGATTGACTCGTCGGTCTGCGTGGTCTTGACCGACGATGACCCGGAACTTCCTCGAGGCCTGGTCGTCGATCCGGACGGATCACCGAAATTCCGGAAGTACCTGCCGTCGGAAGGGTTCGTCAACTGGATTGAGAATTACCCGTATCCGTATCTCGTCGATGGGCTCTGCTGGCAGTTCCCATGCATGGTCCCCAGCGATTGGGAAGCACAGAATCTTCACGGCGAGAACAACCCGAAGACGATCGACGATTGGTCTCGGGCGCTCGATGCGGCCGTCATCAAGCAAGGGGTCTTCACCATGGTCTTCCACCCCCACGGGTGGATTGGGCCGGAGCAGGTGGTGGAGTTTCTTGACTACGCCTCGAAGACCTACGGCAATCGAGTTCGGTTCCTCAACTTTCAGGAAGCGCAGCAACGGCTCGACACCCATCTGCTCGGCGGTCAGCCGGTTCGGGATCAATACGGCCGAGACAACGGCGTGCGGCTCCTCGACCTGGATGGAGACGGCTATCTCGATCTCTTGCTGGGTGACGGCGGGCCGAGGCTCACGAAACTCTGGCGCCCTGCCGGTCGTCGGTGGGAGCTGGCCCCCTTACCGACGAGCCTGATCTTGCACGAAGGGGCCGAACGGCCTCCGGCGGTGCGTTTTGGCATTTTCGATGAGGAAGGAGCGCCGGCGATGATCGGAGGTGACGGGCCGGTGAAGCACTGCTGGATCTATGATCGAGGTCGCTGGGTTCTCAACGACGATCGGTTGCGGGGCCTGCCGGTGGATCTCGATGGCCTCCGTCTCCGTGACCTTGATGGCGACGGCCGTTGCGAGGCGATTGTCGCCAACCGGGACCGAGGGATCTCCGACGTCAATGGCGTGTATCGCTGGTCGGAGTCGGGCCGGATGTGGGAGAAGCTGCCGTTCGGTCTGCCCTCGGGGGCCTGGACCTCGGGCCTACAACGGCTCGATTCGGGCTTGCGCTTTGCTGACCTCGACGGAGACGGCATTGTGAACGACCTGCTCTTTGCCGACGACGAACAATTCGGAGCGTATGCTTTCACCGACCTCGAACGCGGCTGGTCTCGGAAGCTTCGCGCCGGTCGGGCCGGAGACGAGGGAGCCCTGCGGCCGATTGTCCGAAAGTTTGGCGAGAACAACGGATTTTTCCTCAAAGACCAGGTCCTGTACTGGCAAAATGAGGACACAGGCGACCTCAATCATCAGGTCGATCGCCTGCCGATCGCCGAGCTGGCCCGGCCGTCGTCCTCGGACGAAGCTGGCGGCAACGCTTCGAACGCTTCGCCCTGA
- a CDS encoding RtcB family protein → MPGAYTGPLEKVGPCQWKIPKSYRDDMRVDGLIFADDRLIEQIRKDQGPEQVANVATLPGIQRASLAMPDIHWGYGFAIGGVAATDPNEGGVISPGGVGYDINCGVRLLRSNLTWDDAKPHIRKLVDQLFRDIPTGVGQSGPYKFRPDELAELMEMGSAYVVGRGWGTERDLEFTEAHGRLDDAHPDRVSPRAFARGADQCGTLGSGNHFLEVQVVDRILDPKAAEVMGLHEGMITVLIHSGSRGLGYQVCDDHLAMFRNAPQKYGFTLPDRQLACAPVESPEGQAYLGAMRAAANYAWCNRQLLTHQARLVFGRIFGKPWEDLGLDLIYDVAHNIAKFENHEIGNHQRKTVCVHRKGATRAFPPGHPEIPETYRGIGQPVIIPGSMGTASWVLVGQPGSMELSFGSSCHGAGRMMSRTAAIKLAAGRRIDKELDELGIIARARGHKGLAEEQPAAYKDVDQVVEVVDHAGISKKVARLRPVGVIKG, encoded by the coding sequence ATGCCCGGCGCCTATACCGGCCCGCTCGAAAAGGTCGGGCCTTGCCAGTGGAAAATTCCCAAAAGCTACCGAGACGACATGCGGGTCGACGGTCTGATCTTCGCCGATGACCGTCTGATTGAGCAAATCCGCAAGGACCAGGGGCCGGAGCAGGTCGCCAACGTGGCTACCCTGCCCGGCATCCAGCGCGCGAGTCTGGCGATGCCGGATATCCATTGGGGATACGGCTTCGCCATCGGCGGCGTGGCCGCGACCGACCCGAATGAAGGGGGAGTGATCTCTCCCGGCGGGGTCGGCTATGACATCAACTGCGGCGTCCGTCTGCTCCGCTCGAACCTGACATGGGACGACGCGAAACCACACATTCGGAAACTTGTCGATCAGCTTTTTCGAGACATCCCGACCGGTGTCGGTCAGTCGGGGCCGTACAAATTCCGTCCCGACGAGCTGGCGGAACTGATGGAAATGGGGTCGGCCTACGTTGTCGGCCGTGGATGGGGCACCGAGCGCGACCTGGAATTCACCGAGGCACATGGACGACTTGACGACGCCCACCCCGACCGCGTCAGCCCTCGGGCGTTTGCCCGAGGGGCCGACCAGTGCGGCACGCTCGGCTCGGGCAACCACTTCCTCGAAGTGCAGGTCGTCGACCGAATTCTTGATCCGAAGGCCGCCGAGGTGATGGGCCTGCACGAGGGTATGATCACCGTCTTGATTCACTCCGGTTCGCGGGGGCTCGGCTATCAGGTCTGCGACGACCACCTCGCGATGTTCCGCAACGCGCCGCAGAAATACGGCTTCACCCTGCCCGACAGGCAGCTCGCCTGCGCCCCCGTTGAGAGCCCCGAGGGCCAGGCCTACCTGGGAGCGATGCGCGCCGCCGCCAATTACGCCTGGTGTAATCGACAACTTCTGACGCATCAGGCCCGCCTGGTGTTTGGAAGGATCTTCGGCAAACCGTGGGAGGATCTGGGGCTGGACTTGATCTATGACGTGGCGCATAACATCGCCAAGTTCGAGAATCATGAAATCGGCAATCATCAACGCAAGACGGTCTGCGTTCACCGCAAGGGGGCAACCCGAGCCTTCCCGCCAGGCCACCCGGAAATTCCGGAAACCTATCGCGGGATCGGCCAGCCGGTGATCATTCCCGGCAGCATGGGAACGGCAAGCTGGGTCCTGGTGGGCCAACCGGGAAGCATGGAACTGTCGTTCGGCTCAAGTTGCCATGGCGCCGGCCGGATGATGAGTCGAACCGCGGCCATCAAGCTCGCGGCCGGCCGTCGAATCGACAAGGAGCTGGACGAACTGGGCATCATCGCCCGAGCCCGAGGGCATAAAGGTCTGGCAGAGGAACAACCAGCGGCCTACAAGGACGTGGATCAGGTGGTCGAGGTGGTCGACCACGCCGGGATCTCGAAAAAGGTCGCTCGGTTGCGGCCAGTTGGAGTGATCAAGGGATAG
- a CDS encoding RecQ family ATP-dependent DNA helicase, whose translation MSAAERTADPQRILHERFGLERFRPGQREVIDAVLDGRDVLCVMPTGGGKSLCYQLPALLLDGLTLVVSPLIALMKDQVDGLHARGLRATLINSTLDPGEQHARLMEAEAGRYDLLYVAPERFRSSRFVEIMARMRPRLLAIDEAHCISEWGHDFRPDYAKLGLARRKLGMPPCIALTATATDLVRRDIAEQLDLREPAQFVTGFDRPNLAYGVVEARRDADKFDELSALLRRTPGSIVVYASSRKRCEMIAEFVRFDLRRPVVAYHAGLDREQRHAAQESFMSGDVDVIVATNAFGMGVDKPDIRAVAHFNIPGTLEAYYQEAGRAGRDGQSAECLLLYAPGDRKLQQLFIENEYPPREVVYQVYEYLRRLDADPIELTQAEIKEAIGTELNESAVGASLKILEGAEGLERFNPRENMAIVRIDREPDEPPLSDRVSAQAHVQRLVMLGLEGLCDRRWGEPVYFQPDEFATAIGIERSALNRALKHLAAELPLTYVPPFRGNAIRILDRSRPARSLPIDFSTLEARKEAEYEKLDRMIRYAESRQCRRAVILGYFGDPHPSNCGRCDVCAGVRIAPLIASCPIDTPQSREVILKILSGVARTKGRFGKTVVAQMLTGSGSEKMSRFGLTHLSTFGILEGYRQPEVIQIIDALTIAGLIESEEVDRFKPIITLSDRGWSFLKDRGSGSEDLGLDGLPEELVLKLRGKRRHRIEPSVMESNRTDEPAAQDLPDDPSEVAPGVRSAADEWLMQRLRSIRSAWAREAGLSPGYVFSNETLELLVRHRPSSPHELGTIKGIGKAKLERYGSALLEAIAGASRSSVDSERSSSAISGSALHEFQELPEPVASPALTVEPDRVSTEEWTCRLLDRGFSATEAAAIRGIDLEEITRHVVEQSLQGRIVPIEGFLDAQTIQQWEAWVRDRGPSLPPDDARERPELWSIFLAVRQVGSTLPKGSDPVDH comes from the coding sequence ATGAGTGCTGCGGAGCGCACGGCCGACCCGCAACGGATCTTGCACGAACGATTCGGCCTGGAGCGGTTCCGGCCGGGGCAGCGCGAAGTGATCGATGCAGTCCTTGACGGTCGGGACGTGCTTTGCGTGATGCCGACCGGCGGGGGCAAGAGCCTGTGCTACCAGCTTCCAGCGCTCCTGCTCGATGGTTTGACGCTGGTCGTCAGCCCGTTGATTGCGTTGATGAAAGATCAGGTCGATGGCCTACACGCCCGAGGCTTGCGCGCAACCTTGATCAACAGCACGCTTGATCCCGGCGAACAGCACGCTCGGCTGATGGAGGCCGAGGCGGGGCGGTACGACCTGCTCTACGTCGCTCCGGAACGGTTCCGAAGCTCGCGCTTTGTCGAGATCATGGCGCGCATGCGTCCGCGATTGCTGGCAATTGACGAGGCCCACTGTATCAGCGAGTGGGGCCACGACTTCCGCCCCGATTACGCAAAGCTCGGACTCGCCCGCCGGAAGCTCGGCATGCCCCCCTGCATCGCCCTGACGGCCACGGCGACCGACCTAGTGCGGCGCGACATTGCCGAGCAGCTCGACCTCCGAGAGCCCGCCCAGTTCGTCACCGGCTTCGATCGGCCGAACCTGGCGTATGGCGTGGTCGAGGCCCGCCGCGATGCCGACAAGTTCGACGAACTGAGTGCCCTGCTCCGCCGGACGCCAGGCTCGATCGTTGTTTATGCCTCCAGCCGCAAGCGTTGCGAGATGATCGCCGAGTTCGTGCGCTTCGACCTGCGGAGGCCGGTCGTGGCCTATCATGCCGGGCTCGACCGCGAGCAACGTCACGCGGCGCAGGAGTCGTTCATGAGCGGCGACGTCGATGTGATCGTCGCGACCAACGCGTTTGGAATGGGGGTCGACAAGCCAGACATCCGGGCGGTCGCTCATTTCAACATTCCCGGAACGCTCGAAGCCTATTACCAGGAAGCAGGCCGAGCCGGTCGAGATGGGCAATCGGCCGAATGTCTCTTGCTCTATGCGCCGGGAGATCGCAAGCTCCAGCAACTGTTTATCGAAAACGAATATCCTCCCCGCGAGGTCGTGTATCAAGTTTACGAGTACCTGCGACGGCTCGACGCCGACCCGATCGAGCTGACTCAGGCCGAGATCAAGGAGGCCATCGGAACCGAGTTGAACGAGTCGGCCGTGGGAGCCTCGCTGAAGATTCTGGAAGGGGCCGAGGGGCTGGAACGGTTCAACCCGAGAGAGAACATGGCGATCGTCCGGATTGATCGGGAACCGGACGAGCCGCCTCTCTCCGATCGGGTCAGTGCGCAGGCTCATGTGCAACGGCTGGTCATGCTGGGATTGGAGGGGCTTTGCGACCGCCGATGGGGAGAGCCGGTCTATTTCCAGCCCGATGAGTTCGCCACGGCGATTGGAATCGAACGATCGGCGCTGAATCGGGCGTTGAAACATCTGGCAGCGGAATTACCCCTCACCTACGTTCCGCCCTTTCGAGGCAATGCGATCCGGATTCTCGACCGTTCTCGACCAGCCCGAAGTCTTCCGATCGACTTCTCGACCCTCGAAGCGCGCAAGGAAGCCGAGTACGAAAAACTTGACCGGATGATCCGATACGCCGAGTCGCGTCAGTGCCGTCGGGCGGTGATTCTCGGCTACTTTGGCGATCCGCATCCTTCGAATTGCGGTCGTTGCGACGTCTGCGCCGGTGTGCGGATCGCGCCTTTAATTGCGTCGTGCCCGATTGATACGCCCCAGAGTCGGGAGGTGATTCTCAAGATCCTCTCCGGAGTCGCCCGAACGAAAGGGCGGTTCGGCAAGACCGTGGTCGCACAAATGCTCACAGGATCAGGCTCTGAGAAGATGAGCCGCTTCGGCCTGACTCACCTGAGTACATTCGGCATTCTGGAGGGATACCGCCAGCCGGAGGTCATTCAGATCATCGACGCGCTGACGATTGCGGGGCTGATTGAATCAGAAGAAGTCGATCGGTTCAAGCCGATCATCACGCTCAGTGACCGGGGGTGGTCGTTTTTAAAAGACCGGGGAAGCGGGTCGGAGGATCTGGGACTCGACGGGCTCCCTGAGGAACTCGTGCTCAAACTGCGCGGAAAGCGACGCCATCGGATCGAGCCGTCGGTGATGGAATCGAATCGCACCGACGAGCCGGCTGCGCAGGACCTGCCAGACGATCCTTCCGAAGTCGCACCGGGCGTTCGATCGGCGGCGGACGAATGGTTGATGCAACGCTTGCGGTCGATCCGATCGGCCTGGGCGAGAGAGGCGGGGCTCTCGCCGGGCTATGTTTTTTCGAACGAAACGCTGGAACTGCTCGTTCGCCATCGGCCCAGCTCTCCTCATGAACTGGGAACGATCAAGGGGATCGGCAAGGCGAAGCTGGAGCGTTATGGTTCTGCCCTGCTGGAAGCGATCGCCGGGGCTTCGAGGTCCTCAGTGGACTCGGAACGATCATCGTCGGCGATTTCCGGTTCCGCGTTGCACGAGTTCCAGGAGCTTCCGGAACCGGTCGCTTCCCCGGCTTTGACCGTCGAACCGGATCGGGTTTCGACCGAGGAGTGGACCTGTCGCCTGCTCGACCGGGGCTTCTCTGCAACCGAGGCAGCGGCCATTCGGGGAATCGACCTGGAGGAGATTACTCGACACGTGGTTGAGCAATCCCTCCAAGGTCGGATCGTACCGATCGAAGGCTTCCTTGATGCCCAAACGATTCAGCAATGGGAGGCGTGGGTGCGCGATCGCGGCCCCTCACTTCCTCCCGACGACGCAAGGGAACGCCCTGAACTCTGGAGCATTTTTCTTGCGGTACGGCAGGTTGGCTCGACGCTCCCGAAGGGATCGGATCCGGTCGATCATTGA
- a CDS encoding TlpA family protein disulfide reductase, with the protein MIATLTAVWLCVVPAVTPRDDDALALLQRVAEAYQGLDHYVDRGDRVVTVSIDGERIERFDPFRLAYSRPDRFAVQVPGSRIVSDGEQMLTVVTPAGHYELSAAPERASIELLAVSAVGSAVLGDPIGPPLPVVLGLLTGEEPGRAIPTDPDQLAIEEDREWQGTTVRVLRVPMLGRTDWRLFINPETFLIVGGEAIMDPESVTELTPPGLTFDEVSVSWSAGEITTTAPADDDTNPFITEPPPGMAMLGPLLDPEARAREEAARLAADPRVGTPAPQFTVPLLNDEGMGEEIRAVDLEGKVVLIDFWATWCGPCLKELPEVAALIDAYAEADRADDLRVLCVSIDEGGDDAQGLAKELLTFLDRNDLKLRRPPLAEVALDSEGKMARAFGVQAIPSALLIGSDGTIRAVITGFDPEFRRKMSSQIDQLIQEINAP; encoded by the coding sequence GTGATCGCGACCCTCACCGCCGTCTGGCTCTGCGTCGTTCCGGCCGTCACGCCTCGAGACGACGATGCCCTGGCTCTCCTGCAGCGCGTCGCCGAGGCGTATCAAGGCCTCGATCATTATGTCGATCGTGGCGATCGGGTCGTGACCGTGTCGATCGACGGCGAGCGGATCGAGCGGTTCGACCCGTTCCGCCTGGCATATTCCCGGCCCGATCGGTTCGCGGTTCAGGTTCCGGGCTCCCGGATCGTCAGTGACGGTGAGCAGATGCTTACGGTCGTCACCCCTGCCGGTCACTACGAGCTCTCCGCCGCCCCCGAGCGTGCCAGTATCGAACTGCTTGCCGTTTCGGCCGTGGGTTCGGCCGTGCTGGGGGATCCGATCGGACCTCCACTGCCCGTGGTGCTCGGACTCCTGACCGGCGAGGAACCTGGCCGAGCCATCCCAACCGATCCCGATCAACTCGCGATCGAGGAAGATCGCGAGTGGCAGGGCACCACGGTTCGAGTCCTCCGCGTGCCGATGCTCGGTCGAACCGACTGGCGATTGTTCATCAATCCCGAGACCTTCTTGATCGTCGGCGGCGAAGCCATCATGGACCCCGAATCGGTCACCGAGTTGACCCCTCCAGGGTTGACGTTCGACGAGGTTTCGGTTTCCTGGTCCGCCGGAGAGATTACCACCACCGCTCCGGCCGACGACGACACGAACCCCTTCATCACCGAGCCCCCTCCCGGCATGGCAATGCTCGGCCCTTTGCTCGATCCCGAGGCCCGAGCCCGTGAGGAAGCCGCTCGACTCGCCGCCGATCCTCGCGTCGGAACCCCCGCCCCACAGTTCACCGTCCCCTTGCTCAATGACGAGGGGATGGGAGAGGAGATTCGCGCAGTCGATCTGGAAGGGAAGGTGGTGCTCATCGACTTCTGGGCGACCTGGTGCGGTCCCTGTTTGAAGGAACTGCCCGAGGTCGCCGCCTTGATCGACGCCTATGCCGAGGCCGATCGCGCCGATGACCTCCGCGTCCTCTGCGTCAGCATCGACGAGGGGGGAGACGATGCTCAAGGTCTCGCCAAGGAACTGCTGACCTTCCTTGATCGCAACGATCTAAAGCTGCGCCGTCCTCCACTGGCCGAGGTCGCCCTCGATTCCGAAGGCAAGATGGCGCGTGCCTTTGGAGTTCAGGCCATCCCTTCCGCCTTGCTGATCGGCTCCGACGGAACCATTCGCGCGGTCATCACCGGCTTCGATCCGGAATTCCGCCGCAAGATGTCCAGTCAGATTGATCAACTGATCCAGGAAATCAACGCCCCATAA